GTTTGTATAAGTGCACAAATTAATGAGTGATTTTAACAAGGAAATCGGATTAACCAAGCTTATTTCGATCGTCTATTCTAGACTTGCGAATCATTTTTGGGATATATTGCAATAATCCCCCAACCCCTCCCCCTTCCCCTTCTTCACACTCTACTCTCTCTCTAATAACGGCTCATTCCATTTTCTTTATCGGGTAATTGtccttttttcctttttccccTGTTTGcttgttttttttaaaccttGTGCATCGGATTAACTGACTCTCTGTTGCTGTGATGATTACCCACCGAACAGCGGAAAGGCCTTTTTGATTTCCAGCCGGGGGAAGTAAATTCAGTCATTAATGAAGCGTTTACGGTAAAAATGATGGGTTTGCTTTGATTTTTAATTCCTATTTTGGAAGAGCAGTGGagggattttttattttttattttttttattgaaaagctgtgctaaacgcGAAGAAAATTCGGCCTGGGAATTGggggaaaaaattatatctttCTCCATACCTCTGCTgattttgcatttaaaaaaaataaaagttagtggCTTTTTGTATGGTGTTTGATGCGTTTCCACGTCCTTGCAAAGCGATCTCGTTAAGTGGTTTTTTGTTCTGATTTTCCTTCGGGAAAGACATTCTGTATGGAGCTGAAAAGTTTTTCCTTCTACTTTCGGTTACTGAGGACACTAACAAACCCTAGATGGGGGGACAATAAACTACCTCTTTTCCTACACATTATTTTAATTGTGCTCAATTAATCAATGTATTAAAATAAGCGATTTATACTGCATGTTTATATTATCTTCTGTTCAAGTGTAGGAAAAAAATGTAGGCCTTTGTACTTCACTTGAGTAGCAATCCGTGCAAGGAAAAAAAACTTGGTTTGGGTTTGGTTAGGAGGGGGAAGTCACAGATGGCGACTCCCTGAGTTTTTTCATCCTTGGGGATATTTTATTACTGATAGCTTTGTTTGATGAATGATAAAgttatttttcaatattatgCCTATAATATTAGCTTCATTCAAAACATGGAGTTCCCTTTCATTTAAATTTCTTAATCGATTTCATTAATGTATATGGCCTTCTCTGTTTTGAGAAAGTCAAAGGCAATTCCTTCACTGTAATTAAAAGTTAGTTTTATTTTGTAAACAAGAATTCTTACAAAATTTGTTGAAGTAAAATGTGTAGCAGAAGGAAAAGTGTTAGCTTGTCTGCCTTTCTTCTTTTAAGTGGTTCTCTGCTTCAAGGGAGCTGCATATATTCACCACTATAGTTGGATAGTTTTTCTGTTTACATTTTGTTGTTGTAGGCTTAATCTGGCTGCTTAATTCTTGAATTTTGGGGATGCAAGAATTAAAGTTCTTTCGAACTCTGGAATCTGGGGCTCATTGTTCCTTACGTGTGGTGATGTTTAGGAGTCAGTTTGTCTGAAAACCGTGATTTTGGGAGTGAAGTGTATTGATGTTTCACTTCGCTATCTCTGCATGAAACATTGAGTTGCAACCTCTCCATGGGATGATTGATTAGCAAATCGTACAATTAAAGTTTCTCATTAATTTCTTGAAACCTTTGATTGTTATGTCTGTTCTTTGTGAGGTTGTTTTGTGAATGCTCGTTCTTTAAATTTGCAAATCCACTGTGATTCATGTATAGATCTCATTGCTCAAAGATCAAGTGAGTGAGATTGTTTAATGAGCTACTTTCCTGACATGGAGTGAAATTCTGAGTGGGTTTGCCCAAACTTTGGTGGATTCGGTATTTCGGTTGGAAAGCTAATGAAAGTCCCTAGAGATTGCATTTAGCAGACTGGATGATTGTTGATGATGGAGAAATCAATGGCGGGTCCTTCAATCCGTCAGGTGGCGGCGGTGTGAGTAGTGCCTCTTGCTCTGATGGTGATCACGGCTCTTCAGCTAAAAGCTCGATTTCAGCTTCTGTGGATTCCTCTACAAAGGATGGGATGCAAACTCCTAACTTCAGGTCCATGTCCTCTGGAAATTTTGGCAAGAAAATGGACATGAATGGAACTGAGATTTCTGGAACTTCTCCACCTTTGAATGCTTTAGTGGAACCGCTAATTGATCTGAAACTTGGAAAGAGGACTTATTTCGAGAATAGTGGGAACATGGGAAATACTAAGAGGGCATCATTTTTTGTGATGCCTACTTCGTCCAGCACTACACCTAAGAAAACAAACTCATCTGGTCAGAATACCCCTATGCCACGGTGTCAAGTCGAGGACTGCAATCTTGATCTTTCAATGGCCAAGGAATATCACAGAAAGCACAGAGTTTGTGATAGCCATTCTAAATGTCCAAAGGTTATTGTTGGAGGTGTTGTACGTCGTTTTTGCCAGCAGTGTAGCAGGTGATACTGTGGATAAAAACCCTTTTATTGGTTTTACGAGTCTAATAATATATCTGGCACAGGATATCTATGGGAGAGTACGACTTTAAATATGACATGAGTTCTATCTCTtgctactattattattattttttctgtgaacattttaagagatttgagttttcttcttTGATTCTTTCTCTGTGAAGGTTTCATGGTTTGTCTGAATTTGATGAAAAGAAGCGCAGTTGTCGAAGAAGACTTTCTCATCATAATGCACGACGCCGCAAGCCACAGCAGGAAACTATCCAGTTTAAAGCAGGGCTTTCGTCGCAATTTTATGGTATTCCTGCTGTTGTTTATTTAAACTTTATTCTATAGACAGTGTATACCATATTCGTTACCCCATTTTCAACATGGAATGGTAATGGACTTCTTGTTGCCTGTAATATTGCCATGATTCTTCTTCCAAGCTAGACGTCCTGCAGTATAGTATATCAATATTTTGTATTATATACATTTGATAAagttgtaaattttaaaattaaaatacattaGCGCAGTTATGATATTCGGCCAAATGAACTGTATGATTTAGTGGTGTGATGTGAAGCAgttttttttcattaaaaaagaTTTTTTTGCTAGGTGAATTTTTTATCAAAGAAATTGTAAATTAACTGAAAAAGGGTTGTATTTGCAAATTTGTAGTGTTTTTACCAAAGAGATCTAGGTGGTTACTCTAGCATGCTCTCTCTTTACTTGCGGTCATGCACGATATGTTtctaaacttaaaattaaaatacagcGTATTTTGATATTTTGACAAATGTTGTATGGTTGAGGGCAAGTAAATAATTGAGAtacaatttttattatttatggtaaaatttgTTTCACGtattatcattttaaaaaatgtatctCAACtgtcataattaaaaataaattaataaatcaaataaataattttatttaattatccaATTAATTTCTTAATAGTGCAAGTTTCTTGTCAAAcaaattttaccataaataataaaaattgtaTCTCAATTATTTACTTTGTAGTGATATGATGTGAAACAGTTATCTTTTTTCCATTCTTCATCTGGATTAGTTTTCTTCTGTCCATGTCATTaagcattttttttaattaaaaaatattttttctatcaAACAAATCGTAAATAAACTGAAAAATGGGTTGTATTTGCAATTTTGGAGTGACCATACCAAAGAGACCAGATTAGTTACTATAGCATGTTCTCTCTTTATGATATGGTAAGATAGTAAGATAATGACATGCTTTTGGATTCTTCTCTACCATCTAAACCAAAAGcagataataatttaaaatctcaaatgaTACTGACGAGAACAGGAAATGGTTGAGGACTAGTCTCATTATGTTTGGTAAAATTTATTCGAAGCCCATCTAAATTCCTTTTTTACCTGTACCAGGAGGAAGGCAACAAATGAGTTTTCTGCCGAACAACACCCCAATTCTTCATTCTCGAACTCCTGCACGTTCTATATGGGATAGCACATGCAACCCCGAGTTCACTATTACAAAAGGATATTCTTTGAAGTACAATGGATATGGAATtactgatgagcaattgcaTGTACCAGGTCCAAGTATCAAGTTCAATATGCATGGGAATACAGCCAGTTTTTTGGCATCCAAGAATTCTGCATCTGAGATCTTGAATCCAGGTTGGTTTCATACTTTATGTGCTTACAGAAATTTTTTCCAGATTATATGAGCATTGCGGATTATATTGGTTAACTTTGCTCCTACCCTAGTAATTAGACCAGAATAAACCATATTGAACTTGGTTTCTTTCAATGTGGACAGCTTATCACTAAGAATCATTTATTGGTTCTGtatattatattttgaaaaagaaaatctTACTTGAATTTTCTGATGCCATAACATGTAGACAAAGTCAATCTGATAACTGGAAGCTCAATGGTGATTCAAGTTACTTGATTTACTTCTCAGGTTCCGAGGGAGCCCTTAGGTCTTCCCCAGTAGATGCAGCACCGGAGTATGACCGTGCTCTCTCTCTTCTGTCAACTAATTCCTGGGGTTCAGAATCCATtgcaatgcatgaaaatgtTGCCAACTTCACTCATCCTATGATACAGCATTCGATACTAGAAAGCGTTCCCCTCGCTTCTTCAGAAATGTGGCTGTCTGGACAGCAGTCCACTGATTCCAGACCTCAATTATTGGCCATCACCTACAAATTTCAGGAAAACCACCTTCTCAAAATGACGTACGAGCCTGATTTTTAACCCAGTATCTTGAACTGACCATTCCAAAACTAAGCTTCTATTTAGGCATGTTATGTTTGATTCTTTTCTAAAGGATTTGATTGCTGCTGTCTATTATGGTGAGTGGTTTCTATAGCATGTCGCCTTGCCGCATGTAAACTGAGTTTTGGTGGTCGAATGATTTTGTATTCAAACCCAAGCAagtctatgtaatttttatgtAGTGCATTAATTCCGTGCGAAGCAGCAGTATTATGTGGTTTCCTCGTTGCTTGTGAATGCTTTTGAGTTAATTTTACGGCTTGTAAGTGAACGTCCCATAGATACACCggtttttatttcattttatttttggcAACCAAAATATGATCactgttttaataattttctggccccttttattttttatttttaaaaaaagcagaAAAGGAAGAGGAATACTATTTATAATCATTTCATGTTACTGATTCGAAAGAGAAGTTTGTTATATTTCCACATATATTAATAACAAATTAAATTCTTCAATTGGTAAACGAGCAGATTCTAAGATTCAAAAGGATGacgaaaatgaatttttttaaaaaataacaaattatATCGATTGACATATATAGATGCACGTTATTAATAATATTTGCACATATATTTTAAcaatatttgtttttgttttttgtttttttggatGCATATCATCTTTGTGGTCATCTTCATGATATTTATTAACATAAATTTCATCATTGATCTGGATATTTCACATCAACTATATATACAAACTTTGGCATGCACCGTGCTTGTGAAAGAGTCCTCTCGCCAATTCACTTTTTGTTGGAATTGACACGTCCCTTCCTTACTATTAATGTAGTGATGAGTCTACGTGGTAATTAGGCCTACTTtctttgcttttttttttttattatttatcttaatctTGTTTGATGATTAATTTTCCTCAGAAGATCCATCACTAACCTCTGTTTCTGGAATGCGTGAGAATTTAATTGAGATGTGTTTAGGGTTTAGAAGATCCACTTATAATGTCAAAACAGCATATGCTCTTTAAAAATAGTCGAACGTTACACGTGTCAACTTCTGATTAAGCGAATAATGTTATTATTTCACCAAATGGTTTGGTACGTTTTCTTTGACAAATGCCTCCGGCCAACCACTAAATCGTTGATTTTGAATAAAGCGAATATGTTATTTGAATGCAACAAATTAAATTCGTATATGTCGAATGATATTTTTACGAGTTCTTCCTTCTCCTTATAAAAGTTTTTTGATTTCGCGACAAAATTCATGACTAGCtatatcattatatatatatatatatatatacacacacacactcttaTTTGATCAATAAACGAATGTACATCTTTATTTAATCTATGGATATAGGTAAAAACATTTAATCAAACTATTTAACAATGGATCAAATTAATATGAATCTTCTGGAATAttattattcatgatttttatttaattaattaaagacaCATAAAAATTAAAGAAGCCAACGTACAACACAAAACATACAGAAATagagaaattaaataaattgaaaacCAGTATATATAACGTTTTTGTTTCTAATTTTCACTCTTATATGAGACGTTTGCATAGACTGAGTCCATCTCCGATGGAAAGGAGAGCTAATTCAATCCGAGTATCTTTGGCCAAGAAATTGTTGAATTGAATTATATCATTTTTCCAGGTCTTTAAGAAACTTGCAATTTTATCCTCATCGGTTTCTGCTACTGATCCACCCCACAGGGTATTGTCGTAGGCTATTATCCCTCCAATTTTGACTAATTTCAGTAGTTGTTCATGGTAGTTTATGTAATTAGGTTTATCCGCATCCACAAATGCAAAGTCAAATGTCCCTTCTTCACCCTGCAATATTAGTAAACATTAATTGTTACATGCATGCATAAATTTGTGATAattgttttgaaattatttttaatgctaACAATTAATTAATATCAAAGTAAGtagtcatatatatatactttggCAGAAATTCCCTTGAGAACTTCAGTGGCATCAGACAGGATGAATTGAATTTTGTGCTCCACTTTTGCCTTTTGAATAAATGGCAATCCCGTCTCATACGCTTCCCGGTCTATGTCAATAGCCATTATCTAAAACCAAAACAATTAAGCTGagtaatattaattaattttcaaaGCATGCATACATTAATTCCATGATCATTTGACTAATAAGTTAACTCACTTTGCCATTATCAGGGAGCGCAAGAGCAGTCGACAAGAGTGAGTAACCAGTGAAAACCCCGACTTCAATCGTTTTCTTGGCGTTCATTATTTTCACCAGCATTGATAGAAGTGATCCCACATCTGCCGTTATACTCATCGCGCTCCTGATGATCGATGATTAATTAATGTATATATCAATCATTCCATTAATACTagtgaaaatatttaaaagaaaatgcaTTAATTCTCCTGAAAAACATACATGTAGCTGTACTTTTCGATGGTGGCCTTCCTTATTGCCTCGAGTTGCTCATGTTCTCTGGGGTATGCAAATGTTTCCAAAATGTACTGCAAGATTCGACGAGAGATGCATGTAAAAGGAAACTAAATTATATTAGGAAGAAACGAATTAACTATTATAAGTTTGGATTATGTGTGTCAAATTAGTTgcaaacaaaaaattatatatagaaTATAGCAAATAAGATCGATCACCTTTCCGAGTGCATGGCTTTTCAGAATAGTGGGGTGATTGAACGTTTCTTTCATCTCGCAAGGGAAACACGATATTTGAGGTGAACGTGACAAAGGCAGATTTTGGTAATTATGCTTCCTTTGCGATAACTTTGGCCCAATTTATAGAGGTGGCCAAACAACAcatgaaaacaaaaaaacaaagaaatatttcttaatttatataattagcgATATTGGTTATTTTCCCACCGATGCCGCCTTAAGAATTGCATCTTGACATTAATTCTTAAATCCCACGATTTTCCAATTATTTGAGTTATATAATATACAATTTATGAGAGTATAATGATTGTAATCAAACTGATTTAAAATTAAGCAAGCTAGCAACATGCATGTGGCAAGAGAGAAGTCGTTGgatttaattcgtgattaaagtAACaagtcaatatatatatatatatatatatatccttttGATGAATTAAAAATAAGATGGGCATTTTCTAGCTCAAAATGGAATTCGCTCTAATTAAGAAAGTATTAATTAGGTTTTGTTTATGATTCAACACTAGCTAGtttgataataaaatataattgatTCTTGCTAGGTGAGGTAGCTGACCGAACaatgaaattaatttaaatatcctAAAAGTTGCTGATGCGCAACTACCAA
This window of the Primulina tabacum isolate GXHZ01 chromosome 4, ASM2559414v2, whole genome shotgun sequence genome carries:
- the LOC142541369 gene encoding flavonoid 3',5'-methyltransferase-like; this translates as MKETFNHPTILKSHALGKYILETFAYPREHEQLEAIRKATIEKYSYMSAMSITADVGSLLSMLVKIMNAKKTIEVGVFTGYSLLSTALALPDNGKIMAIDIDREAYETGLPFIQKAKVEHKIQFILSDATEVLKGISAKGEEGTFDFAFVDADKPNYINYHEQLLKLVKIGGIIAYDNTLWGGSVAETDEDKIASFLKTWKNDIIQFNNFLAKDTRIELALLSIGDGLSLCKRLI
- the LOC142542126 gene encoding squamosa promoter-binding-like protein 3; this translates as MIVDDGEINGGSFNPSGGGGVSSASCSDGDHGSSAKSSISASVDSSTKDGMQTPNFRSMSSGNFGKKMDMNGTEISGTSPPLNALVEPLIDLKLGKRTYFENSGNMGNTKRASFFVMPTSSSTTPKKTNSSGQNTPMPRCQVEDCNLDLSMAKEYHRKHRVCDSHSKCPKVIVGGVVRRFCQQCSRFHGLSEFDEKKRSCRRRLSHHNARRRKPQQETIQFKAGLSSQFYGGRQQMSFLPNNTPILHSRTPARSIWDSTCNPEFTITKGYSLKYNGYGITDEQLHVPGPSIKFNMHGNTASFLASKNSASEILNPGSEGALRSSPVDAAPEYDRALSLLSTNSWGSESIAMHENVANFTHPMIQHSILESVPLASSEMWLSGQQSTDSRPQLLAITYKFQENHLLKMTYEPDF